A window of Malania oleifera isolate guangnan ecotype guangnan chromosome 5, ASM2987363v1, whole genome shotgun sequence contains these coding sequences:
- the LOC131156655 gene encoding L-ascorbate peroxidase 3, translated as MALPVVDSEYLKEIDKARRDLRALIASRNCAPIMLRLAWHDAGTYDVHTKTGGPNGSIRNEEEYNHGSNNGLKKAIDFCEEVKSNYPKITYADLYQLAGVVAVEITGGPTIDFVPGRKDSKISPKEGRLPDAKQGVSHLRDIFYRMGLSDKDIVALSGGHTLGRAHPERSGFDGPWTQDPLKFDNSYFVELLKVESEGLLKLPTDTALLDDPEFHRYVELYAKDEDAFFRDYAVSHKKLSELGFTPSSSKIITKDSTVLAQGAFGVAVAAAVIILGYLYEVRKRMK; from the exons ATGGCTCTACCGGTCGTCGACAGTGAGTATCTGAAGGAAATCGACAAGGCTCGTCGAGACCTCCGAGCACTGATTGCCAGCAGGAACTGCGCCCCCATCATGCTCCGTCTGGC gtgGCATGATGCAGGTACTTATGATGTTCATACAAAGACAGGTGGGCCCAATGGCTCAATTAGGAATGAGGAGGAGTATAATCATGGATCAAATAATGGCTTGAAAAAGGCCATTGATTTTTGTG AGGAAGTGAAGTCTAACTATCCAAAAATTACATATGCAGACCTATACCAG CTTGCAGGTGTTGTTGCAGTTGAAATCACTGGAGGCCCCACAATTGACTTCGTTCCTGGAAGGAAG GATTCAAAGATTTCTCCCAAAGAAGGAAGACTTCCAGATGCTAAACAAG GTGTGTCGCATCTTAGGGACATTTTTTATCGGATGGGACTGTCTGACAAGGATATTGTAGCGCTTTCAGGGGGGCACACGCTG GGAAGGGCGCATCCAGAGAGATCAGGTTTTGATGGCCCTTGGACCCAGGATCCTCTGAAGTTTGATAATTCATACTTCGT GGAGCTGCTGAAGGTGGAATCAGAGGGACTGTTGAAACTCCCAACAGACACAGCTTTATTGGATGATCCTGAGTTCCACCGTTATGTTGAGCTGTATGCGAAG GATGAGGATGCATTCTTTAGGGACTATGCAGTATCACACAAGAAACTTTCTGAGCTAGGGTTCACTCCAAGTTCCTCCAAAATCATTACCAAGGACAGCACTGTTCTAGCACAGGGTGCTTTTGGTGTTGCAGTTGCCGCAGCAGTCATTATCCTCGGCTACTTATACGAAGTTCGCAAGAGAATGAAGTAA
- the LOC131156656 gene encoding MYB-like transcription factor 4, which produces MGRSPCCEKAHTNKGAWTKEEDDRLIAYIRAHGEGCWRSLPKAAGLLRCGKSCRLRWINYLRPDLKRGNFTEEEDELIIKLHSLLGNKWSLIAGRLPGRTDNEIKNYWNTHIRRKLLNRGIDPATHRPINEPSPEVTTISFASVKEEEKTAPAVTGPVIERCPDLNLELRISPPYQGGSPEKALKTGGRGLCFACSLGVQNSKECCCSGNGGSSSGGNRGGGYDFLGLKGSMLDYRSLEMK; this is translated from the exons ATGGGGAGGTCTCCTTGCTGCGAGAAGGCTCACACCAACAAGGGCGCGTGGACCAAGGAGGAGGACGACCGGCTCATCGCTTACATCCGCGCCCACGGCGAGGGCTGCTGGCGGTCCCTACCCAAGGCCGCCGGCCTCCTCCGCTGCGGCAAGAGCTGCCGTCTCCGCTGGATCAACTACCTACGCCCGGACCTCAAGCGCGGGAACTTTACGGAAGAGGAAGACGAGCTAATCATCAAATTGCACAGCCTCCTCGGCAACAA ATGGTCTCTGATCGCCGGGAGACTACCGGGAAGAACGGACAACGAGATTAAGAATTACTGGAACACCCACATAAGAAGGAAGCTTCTGAACAGGGGAATCGACCCCGCCACTCACCGGCCGATCAACGAGCCGTCGCCGGAGGTGACGACGATCTCTTTCGCGAGCGTGAAAGAGGAAGAGAAGACTGCGCCGGCGGTCACGGGGCCGGTCATAGAGCGATGCCCGGATTTAAACCTGGAGCTGAGAATTAGCCCGCCATACCAGGGAGGGTCCCCGGAGAAGGCACTGAAGACGGGAGGGAGAGGGCTCTGTTTTGCTTGCAGTTTGGGAGTGCAGAACAGCAAGGAGTGCTGTTGCAGCGGCAATGGCGGCAGCAGCAGCGGCGGGAATAGAGGCGGAGGGTACGATTTCTTGGGATTGAAAGGGAGCATGTTGGATTACCGAAGCTTGGAAATGAAATGA